The proteins below are encoded in one region of Shewanella algae:
- the birA gene encoding bifunctional biotin--[acetyl-CoA-carboxylase] ligase/biotin operon repressor BirA, whose amino-acid sequence MTEQWKRKREILQLLQQGEFVSGEKLAEQLGVSRTAVSKHISALTAFGIDIFSVKGKGYKLARSLHLIDKPRLLSAIDNRCFYFDELGGTNTFLLNHVDELSNGDLCIAEYQSAGRGRRGRQWLSPYGSHLYFSMYWQFSQGLSQAMGLSLVVACSLVSVLESFGIAGLGVKWPNDIYLDGRKLAGVLIEMSGTADSECDLVIGIGLNMAMPAELGEQLDQPWSDLSGLESMPDKTELAINLHQQLLKDIKLFETQGLAAFSTRWQSADIFAGQQVKLLLGEQQISGHYLGVDEQGGVILQTETGPQHFVGGEISLRGA is encoded by the coding sequence ATGACCGAACAGTGGAAGCGCAAGCGGGAAATATTACAGCTGTTGCAGCAGGGTGAGTTTGTCTCCGGCGAAAAGCTGGCCGAACAGCTCGGTGTCAGCCGTACGGCTGTCAGCAAACATATCAGTGCCTTGACTGCCTTTGGGATCGATATCTTCAGCGTGAAAGGCAAAGGCTATAAGTTAGCGAGAAGCCTGCATCTTATCGATAAGCCGCGTTTGCTTTCCGCTATAGATAACCGTTGTTTCTACTTTGATGAACTCGGTGGTACCAATACATTCCTGCTCAACCATGTCGATGAATTGAGTAATGGCGATCTCTGTATTGCCGAGTACCAATCTGCCGGACGAGGGCGTAGAGGACGCCAGTGGTTGTCGCCCTACGGCAGTCACCTCTATTTCTCTATGTACTGGCAGTTCTCTCAAGGCCTTTCTCAGGCGATGGGCTTGAGTCTGGTGGTTGCCTGTTCACTGGTTAGCGTGTTGGAGTCTTTCGGTATTGCCGGTTTGGGAGTGAAGTGGCCCAACGATATCTATCTCGATGGCCGTAAACTTGCCGGTGTGCTGATTGAAATGAGTGGTACTGCCGACAGCGAATGCGATCTGGTGATCGGGATAGGCCTGAATATGGCTATGCCTGCTGAACTGGGTGAACAACTGGATCAACCCTGGAGCGATCTCAGTGGACTTGAATCTATGCCGGACAAGACTGAGTTGGCTATCAATCTCCACCAACAGTTATTGAAAGATATTAAGCTGTTTGAGACTCAGGGATTGGCTGCATTCAGCACCAGGTGGCAGAGTGCCGATATCTTTGCCGGTCAACAGGTCAAATTGCTGCTGGGTGAACAGCAAATTAGCGGCCACTACCTGGGAGTGGATGAGCAAGGTGGCGTCATCCTACAGACAGAAACGGGTCCACAGCATTTTGTCGGCGGGGAAATCAGCTTACGCGGCGCTTGA
- the coaA gene encoding type I pantothenate kinase: MTTANSIQQALYMPFHRQQWAELRESVPLTLSETELKKLRGINEKVSLTEVTDIYLPLSRLLNLIVGAKQQRGLVLNEFLGQTPAKSPYIISIAGSVAVGKSTTARILQALLSHWPEHPKVDLITTDGFLYPLAELKQKGLLQRKGFPESYDMKLLVEFIAAIKSGAELVEAPLYSHISYDRLPEVQQVRQPDILILEGLNVLQTELDSPVSIKRPFVSDFVDFSIYVDADESLLKHWYIDRFLQFRHTAFANERSYFHHYAKLSDAEAEHIAANIWDTINGPNLNLNIEPTRERAHLILKKGQDHLMDKVLLRK; this comes from the coding sequence ATGACAACAGCCAACTCAATTCAACAGGCATTATATATGCCGTTTCACCGCCAGCAATGGGCCGAACTTCGCGAGTCGGTGCCTTTGACCTTGAGCGAAACCGAATTGAAAAAGCTGCGGGGGATTAATGAAAAGGTTTCCCTCACTGAAGTTACCGACATCTATTTGCCCCTCAGTCGTCTGCTTAACTTGATCGTTGGCGCCAAGCAGCAAAGAGGTTTGGTGTTAAATGAGTTTTTGGGGCAAACCCCGGCCAAGAGTCCTTACATTATCAGTATTGCCGGCAGTGTCGCCGTTGGGAAAAGTACCACAGCCCGTATCCTGCAGGCACTTTTGAGCCATTGGCCCGAACACCCTAAGGTCGATCTGATTACTACGGATGGTTTTCTCTACCCGCTGGCCGAGCTGAAACAAAAAGGGTTGTTGCAGCGTAAAGGCTTTCCGGAAAGCTATGACATGAAGCTATTGGTGGAGTTTATCGCTGCCATCAAGTCAGGCGCCGAGTTGGTCGAGGCTCCGCTATATTCCCACATCAGTTACGACCGGCTCCCCGAAGTGCAGCAGGTCAGACAGCCGGACATTTTGATCCTTGAAGGCTTGAATGTACTGCAGACAGAGCTGGATTCTCCCGTGAGTATCAAGCGTCCATTTGTTTCTGATTTCGTGGACTTCTCTATCTATGTAGATGCGGACGAATCACTGCTGAAACATTGGTATATAGATAGGTTCCTGCAGTTCCGGCATACGGCTTTTGCCAATGAGCGCTCCTACTTCCACCACTATGCCAAGCTGAGCGATGCCGAAGCCGAACATATAGCCGCCAATATCTGGGACACCATCAATGGCCCGAACCTGAATCTGAATATTGAGCCCACCCGCGAGCGGGCACATCTTATTCTGAAAAAGGGTCAAGACCACCTGATGGATAAAGTGCTGCTGCGAAAATAA
- the tuf gene encoding elongation factor Tu, with amino-acid sequence MSKAKFERSKPHVNVGTIGHVDHGKTTLTAAISTVLSKTYGGEARDFAAIDNAPEERERGITINTSHIEYDTPTRHYAHVDCPGHADYVKNMITGAAQMDGAILVVASTDGPMPQTREHILLSRQVGVPFIIVFMNKCDMVDDEELLELVEMEVRELLSEYDFPGDDLPVIQGSALKALEGDAQWEAKIIELAEALDTYIPEPERDIDKPFLLPIEDVFSISGRGTVVTGRVERGIIKVGDEVEIVGIHDTTKTTCTGVEMFRKLLDEGRAGENCGILLRGTKRDEVERGQVLAKPGSITPHTKFESEVYVLSKEEGGRHTPFFKGYRPQFYFRTTDVTGTIELPEGVEMVMPGDNIKMTVTLICPIAMDEGLRFAIREGGRTVGAGVVAKIIA; translated from the coding sequence ATGTCTAAAGCTAAATTTGAACGTAGTAAACCCCACGTTAACGTGGGTACCATTGGCCACGTGGACCATGGTAAAACCACTCTGACTGCTGCTATCTCAACTGTACTGTCTAAGACTTACGGTGGTGAGGCGCGTGACTTCGCAGCGATCGATAACGCTCCAGAAGAGCGTGAGCGCGGTATTACCATCAATACCTCTCACATCGAGTATGACACTCCAACTCGTCACTACGCCCACGTAGACTGCCCAGGTCACGCTGACTATGTTAAAAACATGATCACCGGTGCTGCCCAGATGGACGGCGCAATCCTGGTAGTAGCTTCTACTGACGGCCCAATGCCACAGACTCGTGAGCACATCCTGCTGTCTCGTCAGGTAGGTGTACCTTTCATCATCGTATTCATGAACAAGTGTGACATGGTAGACGATGAAGAGCTGCTGGAACTGGTAGAGATGGAAGTTCGTGAACTGCTGTCTGAGTACGATTTCCCAGGTGATGACCTGCCAGTAATTCAGGGTTCTGCTCTGAAAGCTCTGGAAGGCGATGCTCAGTGGGAAGCCAAGATCATCGAACTGGCAGAAGCACTGGATACCTACATCCCTGAGCCAGAGCGTGATATCGATAAGCCATTCCTGCTGCCTATCGAAGACGTATTCTCAATCTCTGGTCGCGGTACTGTAGTAACAGGTCGTGTAGAGCGCGGTATCATCAAAGTTGGTGACGAAGTAGAAATCGTGGGTATCCACGACACTACCAAGACTACCTGTACTGGTGTAGAAATGTTCCGTAAGCTGCTGGACGAAGGTCGTGCCGGTGAGAACTGCGGTATCCTGCTGCGTGGTACCAAGCGTGATGAAGTAGAGCGTGGTCAAGTACTGGCTAAGCCTGGTTCAATCACTCCACACACCAAGTTCGAATCAGAAGTTTACGTGCTGTCTAAAGAAGAAGGTGGTCGTCACACTCCATTCTTCAAAGGCTACCGTCCACAGTTCTACTTCCGTACAACTGACGTGACCGGTACTATCGAACTGCCAGAAGGCGTAGAGATGGTAATGCCAGGTGACAACATCAAGATGACAGTAACTCTGATCTGCCCAATCGCGATGGACGAAGGTCTGCGCTTCGCCATCCGTGAAGGTGGCCGTACAGTTGGTGCTGGTGTTGTAGCCAAGATCATCGCTTAA
- the secE gene encoding preprotein translocase subunit SecE yields MTTNTENQGNSLDIVKWVIAILLVVVAIVGNQMYNNSEIITLPIRAAGVVVVFAIAGFIALQTVKGKQALAFARESQIEVRKVVWPTRQEALNTTFIVLAATGILALILWGLDAVLLRIVNFITGV; encoded by the coding sequence ATGACAACAAATACTGAAAACCAGGGCAACTCTCTGGATATCGTAAAGTGGGTAATAGCTATACTACTGGTGGTAGTGGCTATCGTTGGCAACCAGATGTACAACAACAGTGAAATCATCACTCTGCCAATCCGCGCTGCGGGTGTGGTTGTTGTATTTGCTATTGCTGGTTTTATTGCTCTGCAAACTGTTAAGGGTAAGCAAGCATTGGCCTTTGCCCGTGAGTCCCAAATTGAAGTACGCAAAGTCGTATGGCCGACTCGTCAAGAGGCGTTGAATACCACCTTTATCGTACTGGCTGCGACAGGTATCCTGGCCTTGATTCTCTGGGGACTGGATGCGGTATTGCTGCGCATTGTCAACTTTATTACTGGCGTATAG
- the nusG gene encoding transcription termination/antitermination protein NusG codes for MTEAKEAKKRWYVVQAFSGYEGRVCKSLLEHIKMHGMEEFFGEVLVPTEEVVEMRAGQRRKSERKFFPGYVLVQMEMNDQSWHLVKSIPRVMGFIGGTSDRPAPISDKEAEAILRRLQETTDSPTHRVMFEPGEVVRVTDGPFADFNGTVEEVDYDKNRVKVSVMIFGRSTPVELDFNQVEKS; via the coding sequence ATGACTGAAGCTAAAGAAGCTAAGAAAAGATGGTATGTGGTTCAGGCTTTTTCCGGTTATGAAGGCCGTGTATGTAAGTCTCTGCTTGAACACATCAAAATGCACGGTATGGAAGAGTTCTTCGGCGAAGTCCTGGTTCCGACCGAAGAAGTTGTGGAAATGCGTGCCGGCCAACGCCGCAAGAGCGAGCGCAAGTTCTTCCCCGGCTATGTGCTGGTACAGATGGAAATGAACGATCAAAGCTGGCACTTGGTGAAAAGCATCCCACGTGTGATGGGCTTTATCGGCGGCACTTCAGATCGTCCTGCTCCTATTTCCGATAAAGAAGCCGAGGCTATCCTGCGTCGTCTGCAGGAGACTACAGATTCTCCGACTCATCGAGTTATGTTCGAACCCGGCGAAGTGGTTCGAGTTACCGATGGTCCGTTTGCCGACTTCAATGGTACTGTTGAAGAAGTGGATTATGACAAGAACCGCGTCAAGGTGTCTGTGATGATCTTCGGTCGTTCAACTCCGGTTGAGTTGGACTTTAATCAGGTCGAGAAATCCTGA
- the rplK gene encoding 50S ribosomal protein L11, with translation MAKKIEAYIKLQVAAGAANPSPPVGPALGQKGVNIMEFCKAFNARTEKFEKGMPIPVVITVYNDRSFTFETKTPPAAFLLKKAAGLKSGSARPNTQKVGTIKRSQVQEIAETKATDMTGADIEAMTRSIEGTARSMGLVVED, from the coding sequence ATGGCAAAGAAAATTGAAGCTTACATCAAGCTGCAAGTAGCAGCCGGTGCTGCAAACCCGTCTCCACCAGTTGGTCCAGCTCTGGGTCAAAAAGGTGTGAACATCATGGAATTCTGTAAAGCATTCAACGCTCGTACTGAAAAGTTCGAAAAAGGTATGCCAATTCCAGTAGTGATCACTGTTTACAACGATCGCTCATTCACTTTCGAAACCAAGACTCCACCTGCAGCCTTCTTGCTGAAGAAAGCCGCTGGTCTGAAGTCAGGTTCTGCTCGTCCTAACACTCAGAAAGTGGGTACTATCAAGCGTAGCCAGGTTCAGGAAATTGCTGAAACCAAGGCAACCGATATGACTGGTGCTGACATTGAAGCGATGACTCGCTCAATCGAAGGTACTGCGCGTTCCATGGGTTTGGTAGTAGAGGACTAA
- the rplA gene encoding 50S ribosomal protein L1, whose protein sequence is MAKLTKRMRTIREKVDVTKAYDINEAVALLKELATAKFVESVDVAVNLGVDPRKSDQNVRGATVLPHGTGREVRVAVFTQGANAEAAKEAGAELVGMEDLAEQVKAGEMNFDVVIASPDAMRVVGMLGQILGPRGLMPNPKTGTVTPNVAEAVKNAKAGQVRYRNDKNGIIHTTIGKVDFETAQLKENLEALLTALKKAKPAAAKGQYVKKVSISTTMGAGVAVDQNTLDTAN, encoded by the coding sequence ATGGCAAAGCTGACTAAGCGCATGCGCACCATCCGCGAAAAAGTGGACGTAACCAAAGCATACGACATCAACGAAGCTGTAGCTCTGCTGAAAGAACTGGCTACTGCCAAGTTCGTTGAGAGCGTAGACGTTGCCGTTAACCTGGGTGTTGATCCTCGTAAATCTGACCAAAACGTTCGTGGTGCCACTGTGCTGCCACACGGTACTGGTCGTGAAGTACGTGTTGCTGTATTCACTCAAGGTGCCAATGCCGAAGCTGCGAAAGAAGCTGGTGCTGAACTGGTAGGTATGGAAGATCTGGCTGAGCAGGTGAAAGCCGGCGAAATGAACTTCGACGTAGTTATCGCATCTCCTGATGCAATGCGCGTTGTTGGTATGCTGGGTCAAATCCTGGGCCCACGCGGCCTGATGCCTAACCCTAAAACTGGTACTGTAACTCCTAACGTTGCCGAAGCTGTTAAGAACGCCAAGGCTGGTCAGGTTCGTTACCGTAACGACAAGAACGGTATCATCCACACTACTATCGGTAAAGTGGACTTCGAAACCGCTCAACTGAAAGAAAACCTGGAAGCACTGCTGACTGCACTGAAGAAGGCCAAGCCTGCTGCAGCCAAAGGCCAGTACGTGAAGAAGGTAAGCATCTCCACCACTATGGGTGCAGGTGTAGCTGTTGACCAGAACACTCTGGACACTGCTAACTAA
- the rplJ gene encoding 50S ribosomal protein L10: protein MALRLEDKKAIVAEVNEAAKGALSAVVADSRGVTVGAMTVLRKTARANGVYVRVVRNTLARRAVEGTAFECLTEVFSGPTLIAFSNEHPGAAARLLKDFAKEQAAFEVKGAAYEGEFIPAADIDRLAKLPTYEEALAQLMMTMKEASAGKFVRTLAALRDQKQEAA, encoded by the coding sequence ATGGCATTAAGACTCGAAGACAAAAAAGCGATTGTTGCTGAAGTCAACGAAGCTGCCAAAGGTGCGCTTTCTGCAGTTGTCGCCGATTCACGCGGTGTAACTGTAGGTGCTATGACAGTTCTGCGTAAGACTGCTCGCGCAAACGGTGTGTATGTACGTGTAGTACGTAACACCCTGGCTCGCCGCGCAGTTGAAGGCACTGCTTTTGAGTGTCTGACAGAGGTGTTCTCTGGCCCAACTTTGATTGCTTTCTCTAACGAGCACCCAGGTGCTGCAGCTCGTCTGTTAAAAGACTTTGCTAAAGAGCAAGCCGCTTTCGAAGTTAAAGGTGCAGCTTATGAAGGGGAATTCATCCCTGCAGCTGACATTGATCGTTTGGCAAAACTGCCAACTTACGAAGAAGCACTGGCACAGCTGATGATGACTATGAAAGAAGCATCTGCTGGCAAGTTCGTTCGTACTCTGGCCGCTCTGCGCGATCAAAAACAAGAAGCCGCTTAA
- the rplL gene encoding 50S ribosomal protein L7/L12: MSITKDQILEAFAAMSVMEVVELIEAMEEKFGVSAAAAVVAGGAGEAAAAEEKTEFDVVMTSHGDNKVAVIKAVRGATGLGLKEAKAMAESAPVAVKEAVSKEEAEALKKELEEAGAQVEIK; this comes from the coding sequence ATGTCTATCACTAAAGACCAAATCCTTGAAGCCTTTGCAGCTATGTCTGTAATGGAAGTTGTTGAACTGATCGAAGCTATGGAAGAGAAGTTCGGCGTATCTGCTGCTGCCGCAGTAGTTGCTGGCGGCGCTGGTGAAGCTGCTGCTGCTGAAGAGAAAACCGAGTTCGACGTAGTTATGACTTCTCACGGTGACAACAAAGTTGCTGTGATCAAGGCTGTACGTGGTGCCACAGGTCTGGGTCTGAAAGAAGCCAAAGCTATGGCTGAATCTGCTCCAGTAGCTGTTAAAGAAGCTGTCTCTAAAGAAGAAGCTGAAGCTCTGAAGAAAGAACTCGAAGAAGCTGGTGCTCAAGTAGAGATCAAGTAA
- the rpoB gene encoding DNA-directed RNA polymerase subunit beta, translated as MVYSYSEKKRIRKDFGKRPQVLDIPYLLSIQLDSFKKFTDQDPTGERGLEAAFRSVFPIKSFSGNSELQYVSYKLGEPVFDVKECQIRGVTYSAPLRVKLRMVLYDREAAAGTVKDIKEQEVYMGDIPLMTENGTFVINGTERVIVSQLHRSPGVFFDHDRGKTHSSGKVLYNARIIPYRGSWLDFEFDPKDALFVRIDRRRKLPASIILRALEYSTQDILDIFFERVDFKIKKDSLVMTLVPERLRGETASYDIKDSEGTVLVEKGRRITARHIRQLEKTNTTELEVPVEYIVGKVAAQDYIDPDTGEVLVTANNEISLEDLANLSLAGIKEVSTLYINELDHGAYISDTLRIDSTTNRLEALVEIYRMMRPGEPPTKDAAEALFQNLFFSEERYDLSKVGRMKFNRRLEIDENEGTGVLTKEDIVAVMKKIIEIRNGFDEVDDIDHLGNRRIRSVGEMAENQFRVGLVRVERAVRERLSLGDLNELMPQDLINAKPISAAVKEFFGSSQLSQFMDQNNPLSEVTHKRRISALGPGGLTRERAGFEVRDVHPTHYGRLCPIETPEGPNIGLINSLSTFARTNSYGFLETPYRKVIDSVVTDEVEYLSAIEEGRYVIAQANIELDNEGRIVEEQVACRHKGESTFMRASDIQYMDVSPQQIISVAASLIPFLEHDDANRALMGANMQRQAVPTLKSEKPLVGTGIERTLAVDSGVVVAAKRGGVIDYVDASRIVVKVNEDELRPGEAGIDIYNLTKYTRSNQNTCINQRPCCSVGEPVVRGDVLADGPSTDLGDLALGQNMRVAFMPWNGYNFEDSILISERVAQEDRFTTIHIQELSCIARDTKLGSEEITADIPNVGESALSKLDESGIVYIGAEVKGGDILVGKVTPKGETQLTPEEKLLRAIFGEKASDVKDSSLRVPNSVKGTVIDVQVFTRDGVEKDKRAIEIEEMHIAQARKDLTEEFKILEEGVLSRARNLLLSAGFSEAKLAELPRKDVLVQVIDDEAKQTELEQLAEQHEELKADFDKKFEVKRRKITQGDDLAPGVLKIVKVYLAVKRTIQPGDKMAGRHGNKGVISKICPIEDMPYDEQGNPVDIVLNPLGVPSRMNIGQVLEVHLGAAAKGIGNRINAMLEEQRELAELRGYIKQVYELGDEVKQRVDIDSFTDDEVLRLAKHLKDGLPTATPAFDGAKEKEIKQMLELAGLPTSGQLNLFDGRTGNQFERPVTVGYMYMLKLNHLVDDKMHARSTGSYSLVTQQPLGGKAQFGGQRFGEMEVWALEAYGAAYTLQEMLTVKSDDVNGRTQMYKNIVDGNHQMQPGMPESFNVLLKEIRSLGINIELDQE; from the coding sequence ATGGTTTACTCCTATTCTGAAAAGAAGCGTATTCGCAAAGACTTCGGTAAGCGTCCACAGGTGTTGGACATCCCTTACCTGTTGTCTATTCAGTTAGACTCTTTTAAGAAGTTCACCGATCAAGATCCTACCGGTGAGCGTGGCCTTGAGGCCGCTTTCCGTAGCGTTTTTCCCATCAAGAGCTTTTCTGGTAATTCAGAACTGCAGTACGTCAGCTATAAGCTGGGCGAGCCTGTTTTTGATGTGAAAGAGTGTCAAATCCGCGGTGTGACATACTCCGCTCCACTGCGCGTTAAGCTGCGCATGGTGCTGTATGATCGTGAAGCTGCCGCCGGCACTGTAAAAGATATTAAAGAACAAGAAGTCTACATGGGGGATATCCCTCTGATGACTGAAAACGGTACCTTTGTTATCAATGGTACTGAGCGTGTTATCGTATCTCAGTTGCACCGTAGCCCAGGTGTGTTCTTCGACCACGACCGTGGTAAGACACACTCTTCAGGTAAAGTGCTGTATAACGCGCGTATTATTCCTTACCGCGGGTCTTGGCTCGACTTCGAGTTCGACCCTAAAGATGCGTTGTTTGTACGTATCGACCGTCGCCGTAAGCTGCCTGCCAGCATCATTCTGCGTGCCCTGGAATATTCTACTCAGGATATCCTCGACATCTTCTTTGAGCGTGTCGACTTCAAGATCAAGAAAGATTCTCTGGTCATGACACTGGTTCCTGAGCGTCTTCGTGGCGAAACTGCCAGCTATGACATCAAGGATTCAGAAGGCACTGTGCTGGTAGAGAAGGGCCGTCGTATCACTGCCCGTCATATCCGCCAACTGGAAAAAACCAACACTACTGAACTGGAAGTTCCGGTTGAGTACATAGTTGGTAAAGTGGCGGCTCAGGACTATATCGATCCTGACACAGGTGAAGTACTGGTTACCGCCAACAACGAGATCAGCCTGGAAGACCTGGCCAATCTGTCACTGGCCGGTATCAAAGAGGTCAGCACCCTGTACATCAACGAGCTGGATCACGGTGCTTACATCTCTGACACTCTGCGTATTGACTCAACCACCAACCGTTTGGAAGCGCTGGTTGAAATCTATCGCATGATGCGTCCTGGCGAGCCACCAACCAAGGATGCCGCCGAAGCTCTGTTCCAAAACCTGTTCTTCAGCGAAGAGCGCTATGACCTATCTAAAGTGGGCCGGATGAAGTTCAACCGTCGTCTCGAAATCGACGAGAACGAGGGTACCGGTGTACTGACCAAAGAAGACATAGTTGCCGTAATGAAGAAGATCATCGAAATCCGTAACGGTTTTGATGAAGTCGATGATATCGACCACCTGGGTAACCGTCGTATCCGTAGCGTTGGCGAAATGGCCGAGAACCAGTTCCGTGTCGGTCTGGTACGTGTTGAGCGCGCTGTACGTGAACGTCTGTCTCTGGGCGATCTGAACGAGCTGATGCCTCAGGATCTGATCAACGCCAAGCCAATCTCTGCTGCAGTGAAAGAGTTCTTCGGTTCTTCTCAGCTGTCGCAGTTTATGGATCAGAACAACCCACTGTCAGAAGTGACTCACAAGCGCCGTATTTCGGCTCTTGGTCCTGGCGGTCTGACCCGTGAGCGTGCCGGCTTCGAAGTTCGAGACGTGCACCCAACTCACTATGGTCGTCTGTGTCCAATTGAGACCCCTGAAGGTCCAAACATTGGTCTGATCAACTCACTGTCTACCTTTGCCCGTACCAACTCATACGGCTTCCTGGAAACACCTTATCGTAAGGTGATCGACAGTGTGGTTACCGATGAAGTGGAATATCTGTCAGCCATCGAAGAAGGCCGCTATGTGATTGCACAGGCCAACATCGAGCTCGACAACGAAGGTCGCATTGTGGAAGAGCAGGTTGCCTGTCGCCACAAGGGTGAATCTACCTTTATGCGCGCTTCCGATATCCAGTATATGGACGTATCTCCACAGCAGATCATCTCTGTGGCGGCATCTTTGATCCCATTCCTTGAGCACGACGACGCTAACCGTGCATTGATGGGTGCAAACATGCAACGTCAGGCAGTACCAACACTCAAGTCAGAGAAGCCTCTGGTGGGTACAGGTATTGAACGTACACTGGCTGTTGACTCAGGCGTGGTTGTGGCTGCCAAGCGTGGCGGTGTGATCGACTATGTTGATGCCAGCCGCATCGTGGTTAAGGTTAACGAAGATGAGCTGCGCCCAGGCGAAGCCGGTATCGATATCTACAACCTGACCAAGTACACCCGTTCCAACCAGAACACCTGCATCAACCAGCGTCCATGCTGTAGCGTAGGTGAGCCTGTGGTGCGTGGTGACGTGCTGGCCGATGGTCCGTCAACCGACTTGGGCGACCTGGCTCTGGGTCAGAACATGCGCGTGGCCTTCATGCCATGGAACGGTTACAACTTTGAGGATTCCATCCTTATTTCCGAGCGCGTAGCGCAGGAAGACCGTTTCACGACTATCCACATTCAGGAACTGTCCTGTATTGCCCGTGACACCAAGCTGGGTAGCGAAGAGATCACTGCTGACATCCCTAACGTAGGTGAGTCTGCACTGAGCAAGCTGGATGAATCCGGTATCGTTTACATCGGCGCCGAAGTTAAAGGCGGTGACATTCTGGTTGGTAAGGTAACGCCTAAGGGTGAAACTCAGCTGACTCCGGAAGAGAAACTGCTGCGGGCTATTTTCGGTGAGAAAGCGTCTGACGTTAAAGACAGCTCTCTGCGTGTACCTAACTCAGTGAAGGGTACAGTTATCGACGTGCAAGTCTTCACCCGTGACGGTGTTGAAAAAGACAAGCGCGCCATCGAAATCGAAGAGATGCACATTGCTCAAGCCCGTAAGGACTTGACTGAAGAGTTCAAGATCCTCGAAGAGGGTGTACTGAGCCGTGCCCGTAACCTGCTGCTGAGCGCCGGTTTCAGTGAAGCCAAACTGGCTGAACTGCCACGCAAAGACGTATTGGTTCAGGTTATCGACGATGAAGCCAAGCAAACCGAACTGGAACAGCTGGCTGAACAGCACGAAGAGCTGAAAGCCGACTTTGACAAGAAGTTCGAAGTCAAGCGTCGCAAGATCACCCAAGGTGATGATCTGGCTCCAGGCGTACTGAAGATCGTTAAGGTTTACCTGGCGGTTAAGCGTACCATCCAGCCTGGTGACAAGATGGCCGGTCGTCACGGTAACAAGGGTGTGATCTCCAAGATCTGTCCTATCGAAGATATGCCATACGACGAGCAGGGTAACCCTGTCGACATCGTACTGAACCCTCTGGGTGTACCTTCGCGGATGAACATAGGTCAGGTACTGGAAGTTCACTTGGGTGCTGCGGCTAAAGGTATTGGTAATCGCATCAATGCCATGCTGGAAGAACAGCGTGAGCTGGCCGAACTGCGTGGCTACATCAAACAGGTCTATGAACTGGGCGATGAAGTGAAGCAGCGCGTGGATATCGATTCATTTACCGATGATGAAGTTCTGCGTCTGGCCAAACACCTGAAGGATGGTCTGCCAACGGCAACCCCAGCCTTCGACGGTGCCAAAGAGAAAGAGATCAAGCAGATGCTTGAACTCGCAGGTCTGCCGACTTCTGGTCAGCTGAATCTGTTTGATGGTCGTACCGGTAACCAGTTCGAGCGTCCTGTGACCGTAGGTTACATGTACATGCTCAAACTGAACCACTTGGTTGATGACAAGATGCACGCCCGTTCTACCGGTTCGTACAGCTTGGTTACTCAGCAACCTCTGGGCGGTAAAGCTCAGTTCGGTGGTCAGCGTTTCGGTGAGATGGAAGTGTGGGCCCTGGAGGCATACGGTGCTGCGTATACTCTGCAGGAAATGCTCACAGTGAAATCGGATGACGTTAACGGTCGTACTCAGATGTACAAGAACATCGTTGACGGTAACCATCAGATGCAGCCAGGAATGCCAGAGTCCTTCAACGTATTGCTGAAGGAGATCCGTTCTCTCGGTATCAACATCGAGTTGGATCAAGAGTAA